A region from the Onthophagus taurus isolate NC chromosome 8, IU_Otau_3.0, whole genome shotgun sequence genome encodes:
- the LOC111422091 gene encoding 14-3-3 protein zeta isoform X2: MSQVDKDELVQRAKLAEQAERYDDMASAMKSVTETGVELSNEERNLLSVAYKNVVGARRSSWRVISSIEQKTEGSERKQQMAKEYREKVEKELREICYDVLGLLDKYLIPKASNAESKVFYLKMKGDYYRYLAEVATGDARNTVVEDSQKAYQEAFDIAKSKMQSTHPIRLGLALNFSVFYYEIINSPARACHLAKQAFDDAIAELDTLNEDSYKDSTLIMQLLRDNLTLWTSDNQGETDEPQEAGDN; this comes from the exons ATGTCTCAAGTGGACAAGGATGAACTGGTGCAGCGTGCCAAGTTGGCTGAACAGGCGGAGCGCTACGATGACATGGCTTCTGCGATGAAGTCCGTCACTGAAACCGGTGTAGAACTCAGCAATGAGGAGCGAAACCTTCTTTCTGTTGCCTACAAGAACGTCGTCGGCGCCAGGAGGTCTTCATGGCGAGTTATCTCCTCCATCGAACAGAAGACTGAAGGCTCTGAAAGGAAGCAGCAAATGGCCAAGGAGTACAGAGAAAAAGTCGAAAAGGAATTAAGAGAGATCTGCTATGATGTACTT gGTTTGTTGGACAAATACCTAATTCCAAAAGCAAGCAACGCAGAATCTAAAGTGTTCTACCTTAAGATGAAAGGAGATTACTACCGGTATCTAGCAGAGGTGGCAACCGGTGACGCCAGAAATA CTGTGGTAGAAGATTCGCAAAAGGCCTACCAGGAGGCGTTCGATAtcgcaaaatcaaaaatgcaaTCGACGCACCCCATCCGGCTCGGTTTAGCGCTTAACTTCTCCGTATTCtattatgaaattataaattctCCGGCGAGAGCTTGTCATTTAGCCAAACAG GCTTTTGATGATGCAATAGCAGAACTCGACACATTAAATGAAGATTCGTACAAGGATAGTACCCTAATAATGCAACTCCTTCGAGATAACCTCACGCTCTGGACAAGTGACAACCAG GGTGAAACGGATGAGCCCCAAGAAGCAGGTGATAATTGA
- the LOC111422091 gene encoding 14-3-3 protein zeta isoform X1 has protein sequence MSQVDKDELVQRAKLAEQAERYDDMASAMKSVTETGVELSNEERNLLSVAYKNVVGARRSSWRVISSIEQKTEGSERKQQMAKEYREKVEKELREICYDVLGLLDKYLIPKASNAESKVFYLKMKGDYYRYLAEVATGDARNTVVDDSQKAYQDAFEISKAKMTPTHPIRLGLALNFSVFYYEILNSPEKACQLAKQAFDDAIAELDTLNEDSYKDSTLIMQLLRDNLTLWTSDNQGETDEPQEAGDN, from the exons ATGTCTCAAGTGGACAAGGATGAACTGGTGCAGCGTGCCAAGTTGGCTGAACAGGCGGAGCGCTACGATGACATGGCTTCTGCGATGAAGTCCGTCACTGAAACCGGTGTAGAACTCAGCAATGAGGAGCGAAACCTTCTTTCTGTTGCCTACAAGAACGTCGTCGGCGCCAGGAGGTCTTCATGGCGAGTTATCTCCTCCATCGAACAGAAGACTGAAGGCTCTGAAAGGAAGCAGCAAATGGCCAAGGAGTACAGAGAAAAAGTCGAAAAGGAATTAAGAGAGATCTGCTATGATGTACTT gGTTTGTTGGACAAATACCTAATTCCAAAAGCAAGCAACGCAGAATCTAAAGTGTTCTACCTTAAGATGAAAGGAGATTACTACCGGTATCTAGCAGAGGTGGCAACCGGTGACGCCAGAAATA cTGTAGTTGACGACTCGCAGAAAGCATATCAGGACGCGTTTGAGATTTCGAAGGCCAAGATGACGCCGACGCATCCAATCAGGCTAGGATTGGCGCTGAACTTCTCAGTTTTctattatgaaattttaaattccccAGAAAAGGCCTGTCAACTGGCCAAGCag GCTTTTGATGATGCAATAGCAGAACTCGACACATTAAATGAAGATTCGTACAAGGATAGTACCCTAATAATGCAACTCCTTCGAGATAACCTCACGCTCTGGACAAGTGACAACCAG GGTGAAACGGATGAGCCCCAAGAAGCAGGTGATAATTGA